From the genome of Synchiropus splendidus isolate RoL2022-P1 chromosome 17, RoL_Sspl_1.0, whole genome shotgun sequence, one region includes:
- the wwc1 gene encoding protein KIBRA isoform X1 yields MPRKELPLPEGWEEARDFDGKIYYIDHINHITSWIDPRDRQTKPLTFADCIGDELPVGWEEAYDPVVGAYYVDHNTKSTQLEDPRAQWQREQEAMLREYLAVARDALSAQKEIYQVKEQRLQLAQQEYRQLNAWKDKSTSQTSLSSRSSSSSKYDPDILKAEIATAKSRVNKLKRDLACMKQELQFKEQGFETLREIDQKVSNSSHGFRLQEAQAILSEVRSIRDAISSGEKEKQELMQKLAVLKDSFQLDSGSQQELWGSSPSLANSEVSIPRLYSDAGSQTDIPAEFTTSGNKLAEKVRLSLKYEETKRRIATIEVQIAKLDSEAWPGLLDPERDRLILINEKEELLKELQYVSPRQRLEPNDAQRLETEKKRLEKDLQAARDNQSKALTERLRLHCRRNKLVRELEEMVRLASSLHSQLKSLSASTLSCSSGSSRGSLTSSRGSLATTSSLGSSSSLSFTDIYLEQPELADPDFQNKLDSLLQEGSQGGYRPSSSITTIHEHEVVMGSTGRDTGTYEGKTTTPGGDVAPPAGGGVETGSSRIQALRLSETPHSMSSLSPRSSLSSLSPPCSPLVTDGSFLSGEAFTPQTGLDLELRSRLAELELSLDSQEQRDVHRGGLREKPSLGEEVKDSVPQLRGVEPKKMGVISAVSDESVAGDSGVYEPTERRQGLPADLLASYEDRLASGCSQVQLGFRYESRDQRFTIFIMQLTNCSALCLPADQKMYIRAAVLPCMEATRCLFRTRGSLPRDSIEINEVFGLQISQSALRQKTLRVDVCNTGKSGHEHCRAGAQISLADVVCSEVRSTKWYNLLSRVFKPDKESRAPPGADMVGVSCSEQTAEDDEWSGDLVEADVFDEEESLERAEPNEGEGRPGEDDSFYPDSSPWDGEEHEESKEEQAPAAAAIVTERLNKETSMGGGQSSVVRPKERCQNPFMRGSNIIRSKTFSPGPQSQYICRINRSDSDSSTLSKKSPFVRNASERRSMRMKKPPVQAKGLDGLLRTSLDLELDLQVSRTRQARLTQELRVLRELKSQLEKARQQGQRELPSWVQEDERFRQLLKQAEKQVWCLSNRPWKSGPAVGCHARVCVCLQTREEQLQEKRVEKMMRAAAKDVHKIRGQSHKEVPEVQTFREKMAFFTRARSSIPDLPADDV; encoded by the exons GCAAACCAAGCCTCTGACGTTTGCCGACTGCATTGGTGATGAGCTGCCGGTGGGATGGGAGGAGGCCTACGACCCGGTGGTGGGTGCCTACTATGTGGACCACAACACCA agagcactcagctgGAGGACCCGCGGGCCCAATGGCAGCGCGAGCAGGAGGCCATGCTGCGAGAGTACCTGGCCGTGGCCCGGGATGCCCTCAGCGCCCAGAAGGAGATCTACCAGGTGAaggagcagcggctgcagcTGGCTCAGCAGGAGTATCGGCAGCTCAATGCCTGGAAGGACAAGTCCACGTCTCAGACCAGCT TGAGCTCCAGGTCGTCGTCCTCCAGCAAGTACGACCCCGACATCCTGAAGGCAGAAATCGCCACGGCCAAGAGTCGG GTGAACAAGCTCAAGAGAGACTTGGCCTGCATGAAGCAGGAGCTGCAGTTCAAGGAGCAAGGCTTTGAGACTCTCAGAGA AATCGACCAGAAGGTGTCCAACAGTTCACACGGCTTCAGACTGCAGGAGGCCCAGGCCATCCTCAGCGAGGTCCGATCCATCCGAGATGCCATCAGCTCCggagagaaggagaagcaggagctCATGCAG AAACTGGCAGTCCTGAAGGACAGCTTCCAGCTGGACTCTGGGTCACAGCAGGAGCTGTGGGGCAGCAGTCCGTCGTTGGCGAACTCTGAAGTGTCCATTCCTAGACTCTACTCTGACGCCGGGTCGCAGACCGACATCCCCGCAGAG TTCACGACAAGCGGCAACAAACTGGCTGAGAAGGTTCGTCTGAGTCTGAAGTACGAGGAGACCAAGAGGAGGATCGCTACCATCGAGGTGCAGATCGCcaagctggacagtgaggcatgGCCTGGGCTGCTGGACCCGGAGCGGGACCGCCTGATCCTGATCaatgagaaggaggagctgctgaaggagcTGCAGTACGTCAGTCCTCGCCAGAGGCTGGAGCCCAATGATGCTCAGAGGCTGGAGACGGAGAAGAAGAGGCTGGAGAAGGACCTGCAGGCGGCGCGGGATAACCAGAGCAAGGCTCTCACTGAGAG GCTGCGTCTCCACTGCAGGAGGAACAAGCTGGTgcgagagctggaggagatggtGCGGCTGGCCTCGTCACTGCACTCGCAACTCAAGAG CCTGTCTGCCAGCACCCTGTCCTGCTCTTCCGGCAGCAGTCGCGGTTCTCTGACGTCCAGCCGCGGTTCCCTGGCCACCACATCCAGCCTCGGTTCCTCGTCCTCCCTCAGCTTCACCGATATCTACCTGGAGCAGCCGGAACTGGCCGACCCGGACTTTCAGAATAAGCTGGACAGTCTCCTGCAGGAGGGGAGTCAAGGGGGCTACAGGCCCTCCAGCTCCATTACCACCATCCATGAACAtgaggtagtgatgggcagcACTGGAAGGGACACCGGCACTTATGAGGGGAAAACAACAACCCCTGGGGGAGAcgtagcgccccctgctggaggaggcGTGGAGACAGGGTCGTCCAGGATCCAGGCGCTCAGACTCTCAGAAACTCCTCACTCTATGAGCTCCTTGTCTCCACGCTCCTCCCTGTCCTCGCTGTCTCCGCCATGCTCGCCGCTGGTCACGGACGGCAGCTTCCTCTCTGGCGAGGCCTTCACGCCTCAGACAGGATTGGACCTGGAGCTCCGCAGCAGACTTGCTGAGCTGGaactcagtctggactcacaGGAGCAGCGGGATGTCCACAGAGGCGGTCTGCGAGAGAAACCGAGCTTGGGTGAAGAGGTCAAAG ACTCTGTGCCACAGCTACGAGGGGTGGAGCCTAAGAAGATGGGCGTGATCTCAGCTGTGTCTGATGAGTCAGTGGCAGGAGACAGTGGCGTGTATGAACCCACTGAGCGCAG GCAGGGGCTCCCTGCAGACCTTCTGGCCTCTTACGAAGACCGGTTAGCATCAGGCTGCTCTCAGGTCCAACTGGGTTTCCGCTATGAGTCCAGAGATCAGcgcttcaccatcttcatcatgcaGCTGACCAACTGCAGCGCCCTATGCCTCCCTGCTGACCAGAAAAT GTACATCCGAGCGGCGGTGCTGCCCTGCATGGAAGCCACCCGCTGCCTCTTCCGGACTCGCGGCTCGCTCCCCCGCGACTCGATAGAGATCAATGAGGTGTTCGGCCTGCAGATCTCCCAGAGTGCACTGCGGCAGAAGACTCTGAGGGTGGATGTTTGCAACACTGGCAAGTCGGGACACGAACACTGCCGG gcCGGGGCTCAGATCAGTTTGGCAGATGTGGTGTGTTCAGAAGTAAGAAGCACTAAGTGGTACAACCTGCTGAGCCGAGTTTTCAAGCCGGACAAGGAGAGTAGAGCGCCTCCTGGTGCTGATATG gTCGGTGTGTCCTGCAGTGAGCAAACAGCTGAGGATGATGAGTG GAGCGGAGACCTGGTGGAGGCTGACGTATTTGACGAAGAGGAGAGTCTGGAGAGGGCGGAGCCAAACGAGGGAGAGGGGCGTCCGGGCGAGGATGACTCCTTCTATCCCGACAGCAGCCCGTGGGATGGCGAGGAGCATGAGGAGAGCAAGGAGGAGCAAGCTCCTGCGGCAGCAGCGATCGTCACTGAGAGG CTGAACAAGGAGACCAGCATGGGCGGTGGTCAGTCGTCCGTGGTCCGGCCGAAGGAACGCTGCCAGAACCCCTTCATGAGGGGTAGCAACATCATCCGCTCCAAGACCTTCTCTCCTGGACCCCAGAGCCAGTACATCTGCCGG ATCAACCGGAGTGACAGCGACAGCTCCACGCTCTCCAAAAAGTCTCCGTTTGTGAGAAACGCCTCAGAGCGACGTAGCATGAGAATGAAAAag CCTCCAGTGCAGGCTAAAGGTCTGGATGGTCTGCTGCGGACGTCTCTGGATCTGGAGCTGGACCTGCAGGTCTCCCGGACCCGCCAGGCCCGACTGACACAGGAGCTACGCGTCCTGCGGGAGCTGAAGTCTCAGCTGGAGAAAGCCAGAcagcagggtcagcgggagctTCCGTCCTGGGTCCAGGAGGATGAACGCTTCCGTCAACTGCTCAAACAGGCTGAGAAGCAGGTGTGGTGCTTGTCCAACAGGCCGTGGAAGTCTGGACCTGCTGTTGGTTGTCAcgcgcgtgtttgtgtgtgtcttcagactcgggaggagcagctgcaggagaagcgGGTGGAGAAGATGATGAGGGCAGCTGCCAAGGACGTTCACAAGATCAGAGGCCAGAGCCACAAGGAGGTGCCTGAGGTCCAGACCTTCAG AGAGAAGATGGCGTTCTTCACACGGGCCCGCAGCAGCATCCCAGACCTGCCGGCGGATGACGTGTAG
- the wwc1 gene encoding protein KIBRA isoform X2: MPRKELPLPEGWEEARDFDGKIYYIDHINHITSWIDPRDRQTKPLTFADCIGDELPVGWEEAYDPVVGAYYVDHNTKSTQLEDPRAQWQREQEAMLREYLAVARDALSAQKEIYQVKEQRLQLAQQEYRQLNAWKDKSTSQTSLSSRSSSSSKYDPDILKAEIATAKSRVNKLKRDLACMKQELQFKEQGFETLREIDQKVSNSSHGFRLQEAQAILSEVRSIRDAISSGEKEKQELMQKLAVLKDSFQLDSGSQQELWGSSPSLANSEVSIPRLYSDAGSQTDIPAEFTTSGNKLAEKVRLSLKYEETKRRIATIEVQIAKLDSEAWPGLLDPERDRLILINEKEELLKELQYVSPRQRLEPNDAQRLETEKKRLEKDLQAARDNQSKALTERLRLHCRRNKLVRELEEMVRLASSLHSQLKSLSASTLSCSSGSSRGSLTSSRGSLATTSSLGSSSSLSFTDIYLEQPELADPDFQNKLDSLLQEGSQGGYRPSSSITTIHEHEVVMGSTGRDTGTYEGKTTTPGGDVAPPAGGGVETGSSRIQALRLSETPHSMSSLSPRSSLSSLSPPCSPLVTDGSFLSGEAFTPQTGLDLELRSRLAELELSLDSQEQRDVHRGGLREKPSLGEEVKDSVPQLRGVEPKKMGVISAVSDESVAGDSGVYEPTERRQGLPADLLASYEDRLASGCSQVQLGFRYESRDQRFTIFIMQLTNCSALCLPADQKMYIRAAVLPCMEATRCLFRTRGSLPRDSIEINEVFGLQISQSALRQKTLRVDVCNTGKSGHEHCRAGAQISLADVVCSEVRSTKWYNLLSRVFKPDKESRAPPGADMVGVSCSEQTAEDDEWSGDLVEADVFDEEESLERAEPNEGEGRPGEDDSFYPDSSPWDGEEHEESKEEQAPAAAAIVTERLNKETSMGGGQSSVVRPKERCQNPFMRGSNIIRSKTFSPGPQSQYICRINRSDSDSSTLSKKSPFVRNASERRSMRMKKPPVQAKGLDGLLRTSLDLELDLQVSRTRQARLTQELRVLRELKSQLEKARQQGQRELPSWVQEDERFRQLLKQAEKQTREEQLQEKRVEKMMRAAAKDVHKIRGQSHKEVPEVQTFREKMAFFTRARSSIPDLPADDV, encoded by the exons GCAAACCAAGCCTCTGACGTTTGCCGACTGCATTGGTGATGAGCTGCCGGTGGGATGGGAGGAGGCCTACGACCCGGTGGTGGGTGCCTACTATGTGGACCACAACACCA agagcactcagctgGAGGACCCGCGGGCCCAATGGCAGCGCGAGCAGGAGGCCATGCTGCGAGAGTACCTGGCCGTGGCCCGGGATGCCCTCAGCGCCCAGAAGGAGATCTACCAGGTGAaggagcagcggctgcagcTGGCTCAGCAGGAGTATCGGCAGCTCAATGCCTGGAAGGACAAGTCCACGTCTCAGACCAGCT TGAGCTCCAGGTCGTCGTCCTCCAGCAAGTACGACCCCGACATCCTGAAGGCAGAAATCGCCACGGCCAAGAGTCGG GTGAACAAGCTCAAGAGAGACTTGGCCTGCATGAAGCAGGAGCTGCAGTTCAAGGAGCAAGGCTTTGAGACTCTCAGAGA AATCGACCAGAAGGTGTCCAACAGTTCACACGGCTTCAGACTGCAGGAGGCCCAGGCCATCCTCAGCGAGGTCCGATCCATCCGAGATGCCATCAGCTCCggagagaaggagaagcaggagctCATGCAG AAACTGGCAGTCCTGAAGGACAGCTTCCAGCTGGACTCTGGGTCACAGCAGGAGCTGTGGGGCAGCAGTCCGTCGTTGGCGAACTCTGAAGTGTCCATTCCTAGACTCTACTCTGACGCCGGGTCGCAGACCGACATCCCCGCAGAG TTCACGACAAGCGGCAACAAACTGGCTGAGAAGGTTCGTCTGAGTCTGAAGTACGAGGAGACCAAGAGGAGGATCGCTACCATCGAGGTGCAGATCGCcaagctggacagtgaggcatgGCCTGGGCTGCTGGACCCGGAGCGGGACCGCCTGATCCTGATCaatgagaaggaggagctgctgaaggagcTGCAGTACGTCAGTCCTCGCCAGAGGCTGGAGCCCAATGATGCTCAGAGGCTGGAGACGGAGAAGAAGAGGCTGGAGAAGGACCTGCAGGCGGCGCGGGATAACCAGAGCAAGGCTCTCACTGAGAG GCTGCGTCTCCACTGCAGGAGGAACAAGCTGGTgcgagagctggaggagatggtGCGGCTGGCCTCGTCACTGCACTCGCAACTCAAGAG CCTGTCTGCCAGCACCCTGTCCTGCTCTTCCGGCAGCAGTCGCGGTTCTCTGACGTCCAGCCGCGGTTCCCTGGCCACCACATCCAGCCTCGGTTCCTCGTCCTCCCTCAGCTTCACCGATATCTACCTGGAGCAGCCGGAACTGGCCGACCCGGACTTTCAGAATAAGCTGGACAGTCTCCTGCAGGAGGGGAGTCAAGGGGGCTACAGGCCCTCCAGCTCCATTACCACCATCCATGAACAtgaggtagtgatgggcagcACTGGAAGGGACACCGGCACTTATGAGGGGAAAACAACAACCCCTGGGGGAGAcgtagcgccccctgctggaggaggcGTGGAGACAGGGTCGTCCAGGATCCAGGCGCTCAGACTCTCAGAAACTCCTCACTCTATGAGCTCCTTGTCTCCACGCTCCTCCCTGTCCTCGCTGTCTCCGCCATGCTCGCCGCTGGTCACGGACGGCAGCTTCCTCTCTGGCGAGGCCTTCACGCCTCAGACAGGATTGGACCTGGAGCTCCGCAGCAGACTTGCTGAGCTGGaactcagtctggactcacaGGAGCAGCGGGATGTCCACAGAGGCGGTCTGCGAGAGAAACCGAGCTTGGGTGAAGAGGTCAAAG ACTCTGTGCCACAGCTACGAGGGGTGGAGCCTAAGAAGATGGGCGTGATCTCAGCTGTGTCTGATGAGTCAGTGGCAGGAGACAGTGGCGTGTATGAACCCACTGAGCGCAG GCAGGGGCTCCCTGCAGACCTTCTGGCCTCTTACGAAGACCGGTTAGCATCAGGCTGCTCTCAGGTCCAACTGGGTTTCCGCTATGAGTCCAGAGATCAGcgcttcaccatcttcatcatgcaGCTGACCAACTGCAGCGCCCTATGCCTCCCTGCTGACCAGAAAAT GTACATCCGAGCGGCGGTGCTGCCCTGCATGGAAGCCACCCGCTGCCTCTTCCGGACTCGCGGCTCGCTCCCCCGCGACTCGATAGAGATCAATGAGGTGTTCGGCCTGCAGATCTCCCAGAGTGCACTGCGGCAGAAGACTCTGAGGGTGGATGTTTGCAACACTGGCAAGTCGGGACACGAACACTGCCGG gcCGGGGCTCAGATCAGTTTGGCAGATGTGGTGTGTTCAGAAGTAAGAAGCACTAAGTGGTACAACCTGCTGAGCCGAGTTTTCAAGCCGGACAAGGAGAGTAGAGCGCCTCCTGGTGCTGATATG gTCGGTGTGTCCTGCAGTGAGCAAACAGCTGAGGATGATGAGTG GAGCGGAGACCTGGTGGAGGCTGACGTATTTGACGAAGAGGAGAGTCTGGAGAGGGCGGAGCCAAACGAGGGAGAGGGGCGTCCGGGCGAGGATGACTCCTTCTATCCCGACAGCAGCCCGTGGGATGGCGAGGAGCATGAGGAGAGCAAGGAGGAGCAAGCTCCTGCGGCAGCAGCGATCGTCACTGAGAGG CTGAACAAGGAGACCAGCATGGGCGGTGGTCAGTCGTCCGTGGTCCGGCCGAAGGAACGCTGCCAGAACCCCTTCATGAGGGGTAGCAACATCATCCGCTCCAAGACCTTCTCTCCTGGACCCCAGAGCCAGTACATCTGCCGG ATCAACCGGAGTGACAGCGACAGCTCCACGCTCTCCAAAAAGTCTCCGTTTGTGAGAAACGCCTCAGAGCGACGTAGCATGAGAATGAAAAag CCTCCAGTGCAGGCTAAAGGTCTGGATGGTCTGCTGCGGACGTCTCTGGATCTGGAGCTGGACCTGCAGGTCTCCCGGACCCGCCAGGCCCGACTGACACAGGAGCTACGCGTCCTGCGGGAGCTGAAGTCTCAGCTGGAGAAAGCCAGAcagcagggtcagcgggagctTCCGTCCTGGGTCCAGGAGGATGAACGCTTCCGTCAACTGCTCAAACAGGCTGAGAAGCAG actcgggaggagcagctgcaggagaagcgGGTGGAGAAGATGATGAGGGCAGCTGCCAAGGACGTTCACAAGATCAGAGGCCAGAGCCACAAGGAGGTGCCTGAGGTCCAGACCTTCAG AGAGAAGATGGCGTTCTTCACACGGGCCCGCAGCAGCATCCCAGACCTGCCGGCGGATGACGTGTAG